One Tolypothrix bouteillei VB521301 DNA window includes the following coding sequences:
- a CDS encoding type I restriction enzyme HsdR N-terminal domain-containing protein, translated as MYCINEEIYRKLDIYTKNHKKYTKCLIREIEIPINGRPEELVRQIFLIFLIKETGLFPLNISIKVESNNHDIEIYRKQINDSFKPHQNPLLIVEVKREDANLLNHYDQIQRYLTKTGCDLGILYNYHETIAFTGEDSNFKINHLKNIRDVEELIQKKSNVTDSNLLEFEKAQNGNFESFAYLVNKYARYTTNKIVFKLKQLPDEIEGYLFKIQRNKVYYDVCGKYSKKQQSFDDRDFEKLISIKY; from the coding sequence ATGTATTGTATAAATGAAGAAATTTATCGAAAGCTTGATATATATACAAAAAATCATAAAAAATATACAAAATGTTTAATTAGAGAAATAGAAATACCTATTAATGGAAGACCAGAAGAGTTAGTCAGGCAAATATTTCTGATTTTTTTAATTAAAGAAACTGGATTATTTCCCTTGAATATTAGTATTAAAGTCGAATCCAACAATCATGATATAGAAATATATAGAAAACAAATCAATGATAGCTTTAAGCCTCATCAGAATCCTCTGCTCATTGTGGAAGTAAAACGAGAAGATGCGAATTTGCTAAATCATTACGATCAGATACAAAGATATTTAACAAAAACTGGTTGCGATCTTGGAATCTTATATAATTACCATGAAACTATAGCATTTACTGGAGAAGATAGTAATTTTAAAATTAATCACCTCAAAAATATTAGAGATGTAGAAGAATTGATTCAAAAAAAAAGTAATGTGACTGATTCTAATTTATTAGAATTTGAAAAAGCTCAAAATGGGAATTTTGAAAGCTTTGCTTATCTTGTTAATAAGTATGCTAGATATACAACTAATAAAATAGTGTTTAAACTTAAACAGTTACCAGACGAAATAGAAGGGTATTTATTCAAGATACAAAGAAATAAAGTATACTATGATGTCTGTGGTAAGTATTCCAAAAAACAGCAAAGTTTTGACGATCGGGATTTTGAAAAACTAATTTCTATTAAGTATTGA